The following DNA comes from Winogradskyella sp. PG-2.
TTTGCTATTTTAATAAAAGAAGTAGGTTCTGCAGATCCTTATGTAAATATTGCTTTAATACCAGATACAAACATTCCTGTCACAACGAGTTCTATTCATCCAGAAATTGTTAATGGTTGCGATGCAGAAAACGACTCTTTTTTTGAAGGATATAACCTTCCTGCAACTAATTTCGATGGACAGACAGTAGTTTTAAATGCAAGTACTGATATTACACCAGGTGTTACTTACCACGTTAAATTTATAATAGCAGATCATATTGATCAACGTTTTGATTCTGCCGTATTTATCGAATCTGATAGTTTTGGAAACACAGTAGATTTAGGTCCTGATGTTACAGCCTGTGGTTCTTCTGTAGTTTTAGATGGTACAGTTACAATGCCAAATGCATCTTACACGTGGTTTAAAGACGACATAGAAATAGTTGGAGCAACAAGTCCTTTATTCGATGTCACAGAATCAGGAACTTATGAAATTGTGGTGACCATACAACTTCCAAACGGAACCTGTTCATTTTCTGATTCTGTTATTATTAATACAGTTCCTTTTCAACAAGCTGTGCCAATCTCTGATCTTGTTATTTGCGATGAGCCACCTGCAGATGGCATTGTGTTCTTTGATTTAACAACAAAAAATGACGAAATATATGATGCTTTACCATCAACCGATTATGTTATAAGTTACCATAGATCAGAAGATGATGCTTTTAATAACATCGCTCCAATTATTGGTGATTATCAAAACACAGATTCTTCTGAAACACTATATGTGAGAATAGAAAGTCTAGATGGTAGCTGTTTACAAATTGGTAATTTCAATGTAGAAATAGGTGCTAAACCAAATTTTATAATTATTCCTCCAATAATCCTATGTTCTCAATTTTTAATTGATGGTGTAGGCTATTTAGAACTCTCTTATTACGCTTTTGAAATTGCCAATTATGAATTTAATAGAACCGTTACATATCATACAACAGAACAAGATGCTAACGACGGAGTAGACTCAATCACCTTTGCATCTGAAATGCCTTTTGGATCAACTTATACTTACGTAAGAATCGTAAATGATTTTACAGGTTGCTTTATAGTAGTACCGATACAAATTATCATTCTAGATCGCTTAGATTTCAACCAACGCTTTTTTATTGATTTATGCTTAGATTCAGGTGAATCCACAGCTATATTTGATTTAGAGATTATCGTTAATGAAGTTTTAGAAGAATATCCAGATGCTAATGTTTCTTTTTACACAAGTATCCAAGATGCAGAAGATGAAGCGTTTCCGATTTTCCCAGGATATCTATATCAAAATGAAACTCCGTTTCAACAAACTGTTTACATGAATGTTAAAAATCTAAATCAACCCTGTCCTACATTAGCTGAAGTAGATTTGCATACCAATTTAACACGTAATGTAATTGGAGATCAACCTCTTGTTCAAAAGTGTGATGATATTTCGGGTGATGGAATATTAGATTTTGATTTAATGGAAGTTGCAGAAGAAATAAAAGACGGATACGATATTGATGTTACATTTTTTAACACCGTAGAAGATCGATCTAATGGCATAAATACAATTGATTTAGGCATACCATATACTGTTACTAATTCTGAAGGTATTATTTATGCGACCGTTTCTAGTAATAACTGTGACTACTATACTGAAGTAACCCTAAGAGTTAACCCTCTTCCTATATTAGCTCCACAGGTCATAGACTATTGTGGAAATCCTAATGCAGAAGAAGGTTATACTAGTATCTTAATTGGCCCTTTAAAAAATATAGTATCCGAAGGACTCTCAGATACAAGCATCGCATTTTATGAAAATGAAGCGGATGCCATATCTGATGAAAATGAGTTATTTGTAACTTACAATGCAACGAGTAGTTCGCCTATTCTTTATGCTCGTGTTATAAATGGAAGAACACAATGTTATAGTATTACAACCGTACAAGTCAATATCTCTGATGAGTTAGCTATTGCAACACCAGATCCGATTGTAGTCTGCGAATACGACTATGATGATACTGCAATAGTAAATCTAGAGAGTGTATTACCTCAATTATCTGATGATTTATCTAATGTAACAGTTTCATTTCACGAAAACTTTAGACATGCAGTACTTAGCATAAGTCCTATTACTAATACTCAGAACTATACTACGCAATCTACCGAACTTTATATTAGGGTAGCCTTAGAAAATTTAGATTGTTTTGTTGTAGTTCCTTTAGATATTCAGATTTATGAAGACCCAATACTAAATTCAATTTCAGATTATATTAACTGTGAAACAGAACCAAACTTAACTTCTGAATTTTATTTTATCAACAAAGACATCGAAGTAATTAATGGTCAATCTGGTATGGAAGTCCTTTATTTTGAAACTGAAATAGATGCAAATAATAGAGAATATAGCATCGATAAAAATGCTCCTTATTTGGCATCTTCTAATCCACAAACTATATATGTAAGACTTGAGAATGAAGCAGGAAATAGTTGTTACAAAGTAGCACCTATGCAAATTGAAGTGAGACAAGCACCTCTTTACAACGAACCTACTGATATTTTTGAGTGCGATTATAATGGCAACCAATTAAATACTGTAGATTTTAATGAAAAAATTGATGAAATTACTAATGGTGTTAGTCAAGATTTAAATGTTACGTTTCATCTAACTCCTCTAAATGCAGATATTAGTACCAATGCGTTACCATTAAATTACACCACAACAGTAAATCCACAACTGATATAT
Coding sequences within:
- a CDS encoding T9SS type B sorting domain-containing protein yields the protein MIDNLTNGSCVIAENATSNINGTINGITSYGLFNRGTSDFPLENGIVLSTGNITSAGNTTQFLSLNDGNIDWETDSDIESILGINQTLNTTSLEFDFTSTNNSVGFKYIFASDEYQQQYACNFRDVFAILIKEVGSADPYVNIALIPDTNIPVTTSSIHPEIVNGCDAENDSFFEGYNLPATNFDGQTVVLNASTDITPGVTYHVKFIIADHIDQRFDSAVFIESDSFGNTVDLGPDVTACGSSVVLDGTVTMPNASYTWFKDDIEIVGATSPLFDVTESGTYEIVVTIQLPNGTCSFSDSVIINTVPFQQAVPISDLVICDEPPADGIVFFDLTTKNDEIYDALPSTDYVISYHRSEDDAFNNIAPIIGDYQNTDSSETLYVRIESLDGSCLQIGNFNVEIGAKPNFIIIPPIILCSQFLIDGVGYLELSYYAFEIANYEFNRTVTYHTTEQDANDGVDSITFASEMPFGSTYTYVRIVNDFTGCFIVVPIQIIILDRLDFNQRFFIDLCLDSGESTAIFDLEIIVNEVLEEYPDANVSFYTSIQDAEDEAFPIFPGYLYQNETPFQQTVYMNVKNLNQPCPTLAEVDLHTNLTRNVIGDQPLVQKCDDISGDGILDFDLMEVAEEIKDGYDIDVTFFNTVEDRSNGINTIDLGIPYTVTNSEGIIYATVSSNNCDYYTEVTLRVNPLPILAPQVIDYCGNPNAEEGYTSILIGPLKNIVSEGLSDTSIAFYENEADAISDENELFVTYNATSSSPILYARVINGRTQCYSITTVQVNISDELAIATPDPIVVCEYDYDDTAIVNLESVLPQLSDDLSNVTVSFHENFRHAVLSISPITNTQNYTTQSTELYIRVALENLDCFVVVPLDIQIYEDPILNSISDYINCETEPNLTSEFYFINKDIEVINGQSGMEVLYFETEIDANNREYSIDKNAPYLASSNPQTIYVRLENEAGNSCYKVAPMQIEVRQAPLYNEPTDIFECDYNGNQLNTVDFNEKIDEITNGVSQDLNVTFHLTPLNADISTNALPLNYTTTVNPQLIYARVENLASGCHSVATFNITTLALPEVNYGQSLINCANNYEFEQEWNLTDVELLILEGRQYGVEFSYYESVEDLQNNTNEILNFENYTNTSNPQTIFAKVLNVSTTCFSSVPFSLILNGPPVINDIETFNTCDTLDNSINLLDINDALFENTFNVLISYHTSETDAEANINPLNTNYSYTNAIETLYVRAEYSTTHCYAVYPFTLNVNPLPIANQPNDLIACDDDFDGFVQFDLSLQNGAVLNGQNSNDYTITYHNSEIDAIENNEAIDNEYLAYNSETIFVRLTNNETSCYDFTQFSVVINPLPFVSIEEQVVCLNNLPLVVSADTNNPLDSYLWSTNAATSEIEIFQTGTYSVTITNEFGCESTSTFNVTESESAEIDVIETIDFSDPNNITVTVNGIGNYLYQLNDGPLQSSNIFVNVPIGYNTITIIDQNGCDRITRDVLVIDTPKHLSPNDDGDFDTWHITGVETLTGTVIHIFDRYGKLLKELGHNTSGWDGTFNGNEMPAGDYWYIANVIQNGESFQVKGHFALRR